Proteins from a single region of Desulfolutivibrio sulfoxidireducens:
- a CDS encoding ATP-dependent helicase gives MKFTDAQKEAIGWPAGNLQLIACAGSGKTEVVAQRVAALLKAGASDGLAPRNIVAFTFTDKAAAELKDRIVTRVGQVVGELPGMAEMYVGTIHGFCLELLKTEVPEFLKYSVLNDVQQVLFVNRHSKQSGLTASTNLQGTVLRRFVDTKQYIDALNILREARLNEPKLKGCSIIKGLQSYQQLIADRRYLDYSAIMLEAVKAIAGDQVLQKRLADRIQHVIVDEYQDVNPIQECVVRLLSKVGAHVCVVGDDDQTIYQWRGGDITNIITFEKRYSKVKPIRLQENFRSSEGIVETAKAFIAQNAERLSKEMIPTKAQAYEPGDICALSFDNPEAEAAFIAKTIKDLHGVAFAEDGKERGVAYSDVAILLRSVKANGEPITNALRDAGIPSIVVGMNNLFSAVEAEAARLLFFFMAKRPGVDRKLVRKAWAEANLGVTDAALDAALDKIEAARAELGSPDQKRWALYSIQRQYREFLDLIELREETVPDGPDGMKRGEVVLYNLGKFSQVISDFEEIYFHSDPPEKYESFASFLQYQADGAYPEGWQEAAYANPDAVRIMTIHQAKGMQWPVVFIPALLRNRFPSAAGGGKSVWHLVPAEAVHEQHRFIGSIEDERRLFYVAMTRSQKFLFMTYAPIPGKNNRYARKSVFWNDVLVSKFVKRTLPDYSKRKRTKPEPKVGIANVVISFSDLKYFFECPYQFKLRILYGFNPPIYEGLGYGKSLHDALADVHGRAIQGKAVDESHAPSIVGTHLHLPYAYKALRETLEKSATAIVQNYIAANKADFDNIEFSEKGIELHMGGGVSVIGRIDLVRRKDTDEVTVVDLKTAERSQREEVTETQLHIYALGYQELTGKRADYVEIYELEEQKRKPRSVDDDFIAMVKKNVKDAADSLRVGDLPATPSEKVCGQCDFKMLCSHGCKFATKPGGKSK, from the coding sequence ATGAAATTCACCGACGCACAAAAGGAAGCCATAGGATGGCCGGCAGGGAACCTGCAGTTGATCGCCTGCGCTGGTTCCGGGAAGACTGAGGTCGTGGCCCAACGCGTCGCCGCGCTCCTGAAGGCGGGAGCGTCTGACGGTCTCGCGCCACGTAACATCGTGGCGTTCACGTTCACCGACAAGGCGGCGGCGGAGCTCAAGGACCGGATCGTCACCCGCGTTGGCCAAGTAGTCGGCGAGCTGCCAGGGATGGCCGAGATGTACGTCGGCACGATTCATGGGTTCTGCCTCGAGCTCTTGAAGACCGAAGTTCCTGAGTTCCTGAAATACAGCGTCCTCAACGACGTGCAACAGGTTCTCTTCGTCAACCGCCACTCCAAGCAGAGCGGACTGACTGCTTCTACAAACTTACAAGGTACAGTGCTGCGGCGTTTCGTCGACACAAAGCAGTACATCGATGCTCTGAACATCTTGCGTGAAGCCAGACTGAACGAGCCAAAGCTAAAAGGCTGCTCGATCATCAAGGGACTTCAGAGCTATCAGCAACTCATCGCGGATAGACGGTATCTGGACTACTCCGCCATCATGCTCGAGGCGGTCAAGGCGATTGCGGGCGACCAAGTCCTGCAGAAAAGACTGGCGGATCGTATTCAGCACGTCATCGTGGACGAGTACCAGGACGTCAACCCGATCCAGGAGTGCGTCGTTCGGTTGCTTTCGAAGGTGGGTGCCCACGTCTGCGTGGTCGGAGACGACGACCAGACGATCTACCAGTGGCGTGGTGGCGACATCACCAACATCATCACCTTCGAGAAGCGATACTCGAAGGTGAAACCGATCCGGCTCCAGGAGAACTTCCGGAGCAGCGAAGGAATCGTCGAGACGGCCAAGGCGTTCATCGCACAGAATGCCGAGCGTCTGTCCAAGGAGATGATACCCACAAAAGCCCAGGCATACGAGCCGGGCGACATCTGTGCGCTGTCTTTCGACAACCCGGAAGCCGAAGCGGCCTTCATCGCCAAGACGATCAAGGACCTGCACGGCGTCGCCTTTGCCGAGGACGGCAAGGAGCGTGGGGTGGCCTACTCGGATGTCGCCATCCTTCTCCGCAGCGTCAAGGCCAATGGCGAGCCGATTACCAATGCATTGCGGGACGCCGGTATCCCGTCCATCGTGGTCGGGATGAATAACCTCTTCTCGGCTGTCGAGGCCGAGGCGGCGCGATTGCTCTTCTTCTTCATGGCTAAGCGGCCCGGGGTGGACCGGAAGCTCGTGCGGAAGGCGTGGGCGGAAGCCAACCTGGGTGTGACGGATGCCGCGTTAGACGCCGCCCTCGACAAAATCGAGGCCGCTAGGGCCGAATTGGGCAGCCCCGATCAGAAACGATGGGCGCTGTACTCGATCCAGCGGCAATACCGGGAGTTCCTCGACCTGATCGAACTCCGCGAGGAGACGGTGCCCGACGGTCCCGACGGCATGAAGCGCGGCGAGGTGGTGCTCTACAACCTGGGCAAGTTCAGCCAGGTGATCTCCGACTTTGAGGAGATTTACTTCCACTCCGATCCGCCGGAGAAGTACGAAAGTTTCGCCAGCTTCCTCCAGTATCAGGCGGATGGAGCGTACCCCGAAGGATGGCAGGAAGCGGCCTACGCCAATCCCGACGCGGTGCGAATCATGACCATCCACCAGGCCAAGGGGATGCAGTGGCCGGTGGTGTTCATCCCGGCGCTTCTTCGTAACCGCTTCCCCTCTGCGGCCGGCGGCGGCAAGAGCGTCTGGCACCTGGTCCCAGCCGAGGCGGTTCACGAGCAACACCGATTCATCGGCAGCATCGAGGACGAGCGGCGGTTGTTCTACGTCGCCATGACCCGGAGCCAGAAGTTCCTCTTCATGACCTACGCCCCGATCCCCGGAAAGAACAACCGGTACGCAAGGAAGTCGGTGTTCTGGAACGACGTGCTGGTGTCCAAGTTCGTCAAACGCACGCTCCCGGACTACTCGAAGCGCAAGCGGACTAAGCCCGAGCCGAAGGTGGGGATCGCCAACGTCGTGATTTCCTTCAGCGACCTGAAGTACTTCTTTGAGTGCCCGTACCAGTTCAAGCTGCGCATCCTCTACGGCTTCAACCCGCCGATCTACGAGGGCCTGGGCTATGGCAAGAGCCTGCACGACGCTCTCGCCGATGTTCATGGCCGGGCGATCCAAGGCAAGGCCGTCGACGAATCGCACGCCCCGTCGATCGTAGGAACGCACCTGCACTTGCCCTACGCCTACAAGGCCCTGCGAGAGACGCTGGAGAAGAGCGCCACGGCCATCGTCCAGAACTACATCGCCGCTAATAAGGCCGACTTCGACAACATCGAGTTTTCGGAGAAGGGCATCGAGCTGCACATGGGTGGCGGAGTCTCTGTCATTGGCCGCATCGACCTAGTGCGGCGAAAGGACACTGACGAGGTGACGGTCGTGGACCTCAAGACCGCCGAGCGATCTCAGAGGGAGGAGGTCACGGAAACTCAACTCCACATCTACGCCCTGGGGTATCAGGAACTGACCGGTAAGCGGGCCGACTACGTCGAGATATACGAGCTGGAGGAGCAGAAGCGAAAGCCACGCTCGGTGGACGACGACTTCATCGCGATGGTGAAGAAGAACGTCAAGGACGCCGCCGACAGCCTGCGAGTCGGCGATCTGCCAGCCACGCCATCGGAGAAGGTGTGCGGGCAGTGCGACTTCAAGATGCTCTGCTCGCACGGGTGCAAGTTCGCGACCAAGCCGGGAGGCAAGAGCAAATGA
- a CDS encoding type I restriction endonuclease subunit R: MFNEENTVEQMVLDTLCGGVTSNMVAEELASYGGEIKGWRFVSAEELPRQHSDVLVESMVRDALIRLNPEIKAQPDRADEVLYRLRTIPLSVQSEGLVRANELFAEWLRGEKSMPFGERGEHTPVCLIDFENLSNNDYVVTNQWVYPVKEGGRRFDIIMLVNGIPLVVGEAKTPVRPAVTWVDGASDIHNGYEQSVPQMFVPNVLAFATEGKCYRYGSVRMPIDIWGPWHEGDNKAEGTLADVQRSIRSMLRPHVVLDILQNFTLFATDKKHRRIKIICRYQQYEGANLMVARVVKGYPKKGLIWHFQGSGKSLLMVFAAQKLRMHRKLGNPTVMIVVDRIDLDTQITATFNAADIPNMIGAATRQELQSLLAADTRKIIITTIHKFGEADGRLNERSNIIVMVDEAHRTQEGDLGRKMRDALPNAFLFGLTGTPINKRDRNTFWAFGADEDEQGYMSRYSFQDSIRDKATLPLHFEAVDVKLHINKDAIDEAYSQMTDELSELDRDDLAKRAAKMAVLIKAPVRVNAICQHIVKHFQEKVEPNGLKAQVVTFDRECCVLYKKAMDELVGPEASAIVMHTQGGKSDQYAEWKLAKDEEEKLLDRFRDPIDPLKFLIVTSKLLTGFDAPILQVMYLDKPMKDHNLLQAICRTNRVYPGKTHGLIVDYLGIFDDVATALDFDEKAVQKVITNLDELKKDLPGVVARCLAFFPGVDRTVGGYEGLIAAQDCLPDNETRDKFAAEYSVLSRLWEALSPDPCLGLYEKDYKWLTQVYESVKPPSGNGKLLWHALGAKTIELVHENVHLETVRDDLDTLVMDAEVLEGLLDAKDPDKKSKEIEIKLIARLRKHKDNPKFVALGERLEKLKERHEQGLLHSLDFLKELLTLAKEVVQAEKQVDPVDEQAKAKAALTELFAEVKNGKTPMVVERIVTDIDEIVRLVRFPGWQNTKAGEREVQKALRKVIYVKYQVKDQDLFDKAFGYIRQYY; encoded by the coding sequence ATGTTTAACGAAGAAAACACGGTCGAACAGATGGTTCTCGACACGCTCTGCGGCGGCGTGACTTCAAACATGGTTGCCGAAGAGCTTGCCAGCTACGGCGGGGAGATCAAAGGCTGGCGTTTCGTGTCGGCCGAGGAGCTGCCACGCCAGCACTCCGACGTGCTGGTGGAGTCGATGGTGCGCGACGCCCTCATCCGCCTGAACCCGGAAATCAAGGCCCAGCCCGACCGCGCCGACGAGGTGCTCTATCGCCTGCGGACCATTCCGCTGTCGGTGCAGAGCGAAGGCCTGGTGCGGGCCAACGAGCTGTTCGCCGAATGGCTGCGGGGCGAGAAGTCCATGCCCTTCGGCGAGCGCGGCGAACATACGCCGGTGTGTCTGATCGACTTCGAGAATCTCAGTAACAACGATTACGTGGTCACCAACCAGTGGGTCTATCCGGTCAAGGAAGGCGGCCGCCGCTTCGACATCATCATGCTGGTCAACGGTATCCCGCTGGTGGTCGGCGAGGCCAAAACGCCGGTGCGCCCGGCGGTGACCTGGGTGGACGGAGCCAGCGACATCCATAACGGCTATGAACAAAGCGTGCCGCAGATGTTCGTGCCCAACGTCCTCGCCTTTGCCACCGAGGGCAAGTGCTATCGCTACGGCTCGGTGCGCATGCCCATCGATATCTGGGGGCCGTGGCACGAGGGCGATAACAAGGCCGAGGGGACGCTGGCGGACGTGCAGCGCTCCATCCGATCCATGCTGCGCCCCCATGTGGTGCTGGACATCCTGCAGAATTTCACCCTGTTCGCTACCGACAAGAAGCACCGGCGCATCAAGATCATCTGCCGCTATCAGCAGTACGAAGGCGCGAACCTGATGGTGGCCCGCGTGGTCAAAGGCTATCCCAAGAAGGGCCTGATCTGGCATTTCCAGGGCTCGGGCAAGTCGCTGCTGATGGTATTCGCGGCGCAGAAGCTGCGGATGCACCGCAAGCTCGGCAACCCCACGGTGATGATCGTGGTGGACCGCATCGACTTGGACACCCAGATCACCGCCACCTTCAACGCCGCCGATATCCCGAACATGATCGGCGCAGCCACCCGGCAGGAACTGCAAAGCCTGCTGGCGGCCGATACGCGCAAGATCATCATCACCACCATTCACAAGTTCGGCGAGGCGGACGGCCGCCTGAACGAGCGTTCGAACATCATCGTGATGGTGGACGAGGCGCACCGCACCCAGGAAGGCGATCTGGGCCGCAAGATGCGCGATGCGCTGCCCAACGCCTTTCTCTTTGGCCTGACCGGCACGCCGATCAACAAGCGGGACCGCAACACCTTCTGGGCCTTCGGCGCGGACGAGGATGAGCAGGGCTACATGAGCCGTTACTCGTTCCAGGACTCGATCCGGGACAAGGCCACGCTGCCGCTCCACTTCGAGGCGGTAGACGTGAAGCTGCACATCAACAAGGACGCCATCGACGAAGCCTACTCCCAGATGACCGATGAACTGAGCGAGCTGGATCGTGACGACCTGGCCAAGCGGGCCGCCAAAATGGCGGTGCTGATCAAGGCCCCGGTGCGGGTGAACGCCATCTGCCAGCACATCGTCAAGCATTTCCAGGAGAAGGTGGAGCCGAACGGCTTAAAGGCCCAGGTGGTGACCTTCGACCGGGAGTGCTGTGTTCTCTACAAGAAGGCCATGGACGAGTTGGTCGGACCGGAGGCCAGCGCCATTGTCATGCACACCCAGGGCGGCAAATCCGATCAGTACGCGGAATGGAAGTTGGCCAAGGACGAGGAGGAAAAACTCCTCGACCGTTTCCGCGATCCGATTGACCCGCTCAAGTTCCTGATCGTCACTTCCAAGCTGCTGACCGGCTTCGATGCCCCCATTCTGCAAGTGATGTACCTCGATAAGCCGATGAAGGATCACAACCTGCTGCAGGCCATCTGCCGCACCAACCGTGTTTACCCCGGCAAGACCCACGGCCTGATCGTGGATTACCTCGGCATCTTCGATGACGTGGCCACGGCCCTCGATTTCGATGAAAAGGCGGTGCAGAAGGTCATCACCAATCTGGACGAGCTCAAGAAGGATCTGCCCGGCGTGGTGGCGAGATGCCTGGCGTTCTTCCCTGGCGTGGACCGCACTGTTGGCGGCTACGAGGGGCTGATCGCGGCGCAGGATTGCCTGCCGGATAACGAGACCCGGGACAAATTCGCGGCGGAATACTCGGTGCTTTCCCGTCTGTGGGAAGCGCTGTCTCCCGATCCCTGTCTCGGCCTTTATGAAAAGGACTACAAGTGGCTGACCCAGGTGTATGAGTCGGTGAAGCCGCCGAGCGGCAACGGCAAGCTGCTCTGGCACGCCCTGGGGGCCAAGACCATCGAGCTGGTGCATGAGAACGTGCATCTGGAAACGGTGCGTGACGATCTGGACACCCTGGTAATGGACGCCGAGGTACTCGAAGGGCTGCTCGATGCCAAGGACCCGGACAAGAAATCCAAGGAAATCGAGATCAAGCTCATCGCCCGCCTGCGCAAGCACAAGGACAATCCGAAGTTTGTCGCCCTGGGCGAGCGCCTCGAAAAGCTTAAAGAACGGCACGAACAGGGCCTGCTCCACAGCCTCGACTTCCTCAAGGAGCTGCTGACCCTGGCCAAGGAGGTCGTCCAGGCCGAGAAGCAAGTGGACCCGGTCGATGAACAGGCCAAGGCCAAAGCTGCCCTGACCGAACTGTTCGCCGAGGTGAAGAACGGCAAGACACCGATGGTTGTCGAGCGGATCGTTACCGACATCGACGAGATTGTGCGCCTGGTCCGGTTCCCCGGCTGGCAAAACACCAAGGCCGGAGAGCGCGAGGTTCAGAAGGCCCTGCGCAAAGTGATTTACGTGAAGTACCAGGTCAAGGACCAGGATCTGTTCGACAAGGCATTCGGATATATCCGGCAGTACTACTGA
- a CDS encoding restriction endonuclease subunit S — translation MSTQSLKPGWKMVKFGDVAQNVAVRVDPADAKTDVYVGLEHLDPSTIHLRQWGHPTDVTGQKLAFKKGDVIFGRRRAYQRKLAVAEFDGICSAHAMVVRAKPKMILPEFLPFFLQSDMFMERAIEISVGSLSPTINWKTLKVQEFPLPPIDEQKRIAEILWAADEAIEKYLATSNRLQQLRNSIWENIFRSDDTPWSTIGTIARVGNGTTPSRKNNDFWEGGTVPWLSSGKIHDRIIQSADEYITPAALKKAKSSHFPAGSVLVAMIGQGKTRGTAAFLGIDACINQNMAAIVPTEKSDGKYVFYCLDQMYEKLRNWSHGSNQGALNCGLVAKFKIPLPSAKQRAEIGEISSQIETELVRAANHVEALRETLKMISTHFMNEASRSLMTVKKEASHV, via the coding sequence ATGAGCACACAATCCCTGAAGCCTGGCTGGAAGATGGTCAAGTTCGGAGACGTCGCACAGAACGTTGCTGTGCGGGTGGACCCGGCCGATGCCAAGACCGATGTCTATGTCGGGCTGGAACACCTCGATCCCAGTACGATTCATCTGCGCCAGTGGGGTCACCCGACCGATGTCACAGGACAGAAGCTGGCCTTCAAGAAGGGCGATGTGATTTTCGGCCGCCGCCGTGCGTATCAACGCAAACTCGCCGTGGCCGAGTTTGACGGCATCTGCTCGGCACATGCCATGGTCGTCCGCGCAAAACCCAAGATGATTCTGCCGGAGTTTTTGCCGTTCTTCCTGCAATCCGACATGTTCATGGAGCGGGCCATCGAAATATCGGTGGGCTCGCTCTCACCGACGATCAACTGGAAGACCCTGAAAGTGCAGGAATTCCCGCTGCCGCCCATTGATGAACAGAAGCGCATTGCCGAGATCCTGTGGGCAGCGGATGAGGCTATAGAAAAATACCTTGCAACATCAAACCGCCTGCAACAGCTAAGAAACTCCATTTGGGAAAACATTTTCCGATCTGACGACACTCCTTGGTCAACCATTGGCACAATTGCTCGTGTTGGAAACGGCACAACCCCAAGTCGCAAGAACAATGATTTTTGGGAGGGCGGAACTGTCCCCTGGCTTTCATCAGGCAAAATTCACGACAGGATCATTCAGAGTGCCGATGAATACATCACGCCAGCGGCATTGAAGAAGGCTAAATCTAGTCACTTTCCGGCGGGTTCGGTTCTTGTTGCGATGATAGGTCAGGGAAAAACACGTGGGACCGCTGCCTTTCTTGGGATTGACGCCTGTATCAATCAAAACATGGCAGCGATTGTTCCAACGGAAAAATCAGACGGCAAATATGTTTTTTACTGCTTGGATCAAATGTACGAAAAGCTGCGTAACTGGTCACACGGAAGCAATCAGGGCGCATTGAACTGCGGGCTTGTAGCGAAATTCAAAATTCCCCTGCCTTCTGCTAAGCAGCGTGCTGAAATAGGCGAAATATCCAGCCAGATAGAAACCGAGTTAGTCAGAGCCGCAAATCATGTTGAAGCACTACGCGAAACCTTGAAGATGATTTCCACTCATTTTATGAACGAGGCGTCGCGCAGCCTGATGACTGTAAAAAAGGAAGCCTCCCATGTTTAA
- a CDS encoding type I restriction-modification system subunit M — translation MISQSQLESYLWGAATLLRGYIDAGDYKQFIFPLLFYKRLCDVYDEELADALEESGGDQKYAALPEQHRFQIPEDAHWKATRTMVKNVGKAIQDALRAIETANPDTLYGVFGDAQWTNKDRLPDRMLRELIEHFSSQTLSLSNCPEDELGVGYEFLIKKFADDSGHTAAEFYTNRTVVHLMTEMLEPKPGESIYDPTCGSAGMLLSAVAHLKRQNKEWRNLRLFGQERNLLTSAIGRMNLFLHGIEDFRIVRGDTLANPAFVEGDRLMQFDVVLANPPYSIKQWDRDAWSADPWGRNLYGTPPQGRADYAFWQHIIKSMKAKSGRCAILFPHGVLFRNEESAMREKLVAHDVVECVLGLGPNLFYNSPMEACVVICRMNKPKERRNKVLFINALNEVTRERAQSFLTDDHIQRIVASYQAFADEDGFARVVSNDEIREKASNLSIPLYVRAENGNGNGNGAAEAVSLKQAIANWQESSMALRESMGGLFEVLEDTRVMGGAE, via the coding sequence ATGATCTCTCAATCGCAACTCGAATCCTACCTCTGGGGCGCGGCCACCTTGCTGCGCGGCTACATCGACGCCGGGGACTACAAGCAGTTCATCTTTCCGCTGCTGTTCTACAAGCGCCTGTGCGACGTGTACGACGAGGAGCTGGCCGATGCGCTGGAGGAGTCCGGCGGCGATCAGAAATACGCCGCACTCCCCGAACAGCACCGCTTCCAGATTCCGGAGGACGCCCACTGGAAGGCCACCCGCACCATGGTGAAGAACGTGGGCAAGGCCATCCAGGACGCCCTGCGGGCGATTGAAACAGCCAACCCCGACACCCTGTATGGGGTCTTCGGCGATGCCCAGTGGACCAACAAGGACCGCCTGCCGGACCGCATGCTGCGTGAGCTCATCGAGCACTTCAGCTCGCAGACACTTTCGCTCTCCAACTGCCCGGAAGATGAGCTGGGCGTGGGCTATGAGTTCCTGATCAAGAAGTTCGCCGACGATTCCGGTCACACCGCTGCGGAGTTCTATACCAACCGCACCGTGGTCCATCTGATGACCGAGATGCTCGAACCAAAACCGGGTGAGTCGATCTATGACCCCACCTGCGGTTCGGCGGGCATGCTGCTCTCCGCCGTCGCCCATCTCAAACGGCAGAACAAGGAGTGGCGGAACCTGCGGCTGTTCGGCCAGGAGCGCAACCTGCTCACCTCCGCCATCGGCCGGATGAACCTGTTCCTGCACGGCATTGAGGATTTCCGTATCGTCCGGGGCGACACCCTGGCCAATCCCGCCTTTGTCGAAGGCGACCGGCTCATGCAGTTCGATGTGGTCCTGGCCAATCCGCCGTACTCCATCAAACAGTGGGATCGCGATGCCTGGTCCGCCGATCCGTGGGGCCGGAACCTTTACGGCACCCCGCCCCAGGGCCGCGCCGACTATGCATTCTGGCAGCACATCATCAAGAGCATGAAGGCCAAGAGTGGCCGCTGCGCGATTCTGTTTCCGCATGGCGTTCTCTTTCGCAACGAAGAGTCGGCCATGCGCGAGAAGTTGGTCGCCCACGACGTGGTGGAGTGTGTGCTGGGCCTCGGTCCCAACCTTTTTTACAACTCGCCCATGGAAGCCTGCGTCGTCATCTGCCGGATGAACAAGCCTAAAGAGCGCAGGAACAAGGTGCTCTTCATCAACGCGCTGAACGAGGTGACCCGCGAGCGGGCACAGAGCTTCCTCACCGACGATCACATCCAGCGCATTGTCGCCTCCTACCAGGCCTTTGCCGACGAGGACGGCTTTGCCCGGGTGGTCAGCAATGACGAGATCCGGGAGAAAGCCAGCAACCTCAGCATCCCGCTCTACGTGCGGGCGGAAAACGGAAACGGCAATGGCAACGGCGCGGCCGAAGCGGTCAGCCTCAAACAGGCCATTGCGAACTGGCAGGAAAGCTCGATGGCTTTGCGGGAGTCGATGGGCGGTCTCTTCGAGGTGCTTGAGGACACACGGGTGATGGGAGGTGCCGAATGA
- a CDS encoding type I restriction-modification system subunit M — MSRKNGNINSVDLDIGTLSGHLWEAANILRGPVDAADFKTYIFPLLFFKRLSDVYDEEYAVALDESDGDVEFAQFPENHRFQVPEGCHWKDVRAKSANIGHALQKAMRCIEQANPDTLHGIFGDAQWTNKDRLSDALLKDLIEHFSSLNLGNEHCKADILGQAYEYLIKKFADLTNKKAGEFYTPRSVVALMVRILAPKAGETIYDPACGTGGMLLEALHHVKEHGGDENLMLGKLYGQEKNLTTSSIARMNLFLHGAEDFHIERGDTLRLPAFYSGDSLATFDCVIANPPFSLEKWGDDVWINDPYGRNYAGLPPAKSGDFAWVQHMIKSMARKTGRMAVVLPHGVLFRMSKEGEIRRKLLEMDMLEAVIGLGQNIFYGTGLAPCVLVFRDSKPKAHRQKVLFIDASKEFKTGRAQNELLPEHVDNVHRWYEGYQDVEGICRVVTLDEIRENDFNLNIPRYVEPVIEEESMTIDQAIANLKESLQAAYAAEDKLVCLLNQHGWIK, encoded by the coding sequence ATGAGCAGGAAGAACGGAAATATCAATTCAGTCGATCTGGATATCGGGACCCTCTCCGGGCATCTCTGGGAGGCGGCCAATATCCTGCGTGGACCTGTCGACGCGGCCGATTTCAAGACCTACATCTTCCCGCTGTTGTTCTTCAAGCGGCTCTCCGACGTCTATGACGAGGAATATGCCGTGGCCCTGGATGAGTCCGACGGCGACGTGGAATTTGCCCAGTTCCCTGAGAACCACCGATTTCAGGTTCCGGAGGGCTGCCACTGGAAAGATGTCCGGGCCAAGAGCGCCAATATCGGCCATGCGCTCCAGAAGGCCATGCGCTGCATCGAGCAGGCCAACCCGGACACACTGCACGGCATCTTCGGCGATGCCCAGTGGACCAACAAAGACCGCCTTTCGGACGCGCTGCTCAAGGACCTGATCGAACACTTCTCGTCGCTCAACCTGGGCAATGAGCACTGCAAGGCGGACATTCTCGGCCAGGCCTATGAATACCTGATCAAGAAATTTGCCGACCTCACCAACAAGAAGGCCGGTGAATTCTATACCCCGCGCTCCGTGGTCGCGCTGATGGTTCGCATCTTGGCACCCAAGGCCGGGGAAACCATCTATGACCCGGCCTGCGGGACTGGCGGCATGCTCCTCGAAGCCCTGCACCATGTCAAAGAGCATGGCGGCGACGAGAACCTCATGCTGGGCAAGCTCTACGGCCAGGAAAAGAACCTGACCACATCTTCCATCGCCCGGATGAACCTCTTTCTCCATGGCGCGGAAGATTTCCATATCGAACGCGGCGACACCCTGCGCTTGCCCGCCTTTTATTCAGGCGACAGCCTCGCCACCTTTGACTGCGTCATCGCCAATCCTCCCTTCTCCCTGGAAAAGTGGGGGGATGATGTCTGGATCAACGACCCCTACGGCCGCAACTATGCCGGGCTGCCGCCAGCCAAGTCCGGCGACTTCGCTTGGGTCCAGCACATGATCAAGTCCATGGCCCGCAAGACCGGCCGCATGGCCGTGGTGCTTCCCCATGGCGTGTTGTTCCGCATGTCCAAGGAGGGAGAGATCCGGCGCAAGCTGCTGGAGATGGACATGCTCGAAGCGGTGATCGGCCTCGGCCAGAACATTTTCTACGGCACCGGCCTCGCGCCCTGTGTTCTAGTCTTCCGAGACAGCAAGCCCAAGGCCCACCGCCAGAAGGTGCTGTTCATCGACGCCTCCAAGGAGTTCAAGACCGGCCGTGCCCAGAACGAGCTGCTGCCGGAACACGTGGACAACGTCCATCGCTGGTACGAGGGCTATCAGGATGTGGAAGGGATCTGCCGGGTGGTCACGCTCGACGAGATCCGCGAGAACGATTTCAACCTGAATATCCCCCGCTACGTGGAGCCGGTGATTGAGGAGGAATCCATGACCATCGATCAGGCCATCGCCAATCTCAAGGAATCGCTGCAGGCTGCATATGCGGCTGAAGATAAACTGGTGTGTCTTCTTAACCAGCATGGATGGATAAAATGA
- a CDS encoding helix-turn-helix domain-containing protein translates to MAPDQNQRWLSAEEIAGHIGVSIDTIYRWIAGRGMPAHKVGRLWKFKTDEVDGWVKAGGAADKSKQDQAE, encoded by the coding sequence ATGGCACCAGACCAGAATCAGCGTTGGTTGTCCGCCGAGGAAATCGCCGGTCACATCGGCGTCAGCATCGACACCATCTACCGCTGGATAGCGGGACGCGGCATGCCCGCTCACAAAGTCGGCCGCCTCTGGAAGTTCAAGACGGACGAGGTCGACGGGTGGGTGAAGGCCGGCGGAGCGGCTGACAAGAGCAAACAGGATCAAGCTGAATGA
- a CDS encoding phage head closure protein — MPAAPYRHRVTIQAVTLIFDGMGGWEETWADLATVWARVEALKGEEYFAAAQMQNSVSHRVTMRYRADLTPTHRLVFDGRTLDIEAVLPDERKSRLVIMCTEQV; from the coding sequence ATGCCAGCCGCTCCATATCGCCACCGGGTGACCATTCAGGCGGTGACGCTCATCTTCGATGGCATGGGCGGCTGGGAGGAAACTTGGGCTGACCTGGCCACGGTCTGGGCGCGGGTCGAAGCCCTCAAGGGCGAGGAGTACTTCGCCGCAGCCCAGATGCAGAATTCGGTCAGCCACCGCGTCACCATGCGCTACCGCGCCGACCTCACCCCCACCCACCGTCTGGTATTCGATGGCCGCACCCTCGATATCGAGGCGGTCCTCCCGGATGAGCGCAAATCCCGCCTCGTGATTATGTGCACCGAGCAGGTGTAA